One stretch of Candidatus Tumulicola sp. DNA includes these proteins:
- a CDS encoding Smr/MutS family protein: MSSALSPETLAALEFPEVIDQIAGQATCAPGEAAVRDLSPLPDIANAQTEQLLVEDAAAFVQAGGSIAFGGSVDVVPMLERAALGASLSGTDLRSIADAERALAACGRAKTHSVLRPSGRFKELLGRRLDTFALVARIDRAVEPDGRIADGASSELSKIRRQQRALQEEVRERCQALVRKPSVAKLLSEAVVTVREGRYVLPVRREYVAQFEGVVHDESASGATAYIEPMACVDANNRLRSLESAEEREIARILAELSAAVGDDSDALRANAALLARVDCVGARARWGLARAANRPDLGEDRALRIVAGRHPLLRREVQPLDVDLGERFDALIISGPNMGGKSVALKTIGLFCVLAYAGIPLPAAPGTRFGRFEHVACVLGDEQSIADDLSSFSAHLQALRGALAVAGPRSLVLVDEIGSGTEPSAGAALAQAFVEALLARGARAVVTTHFTQLKVFAAAAERVTNASMLFDPETNAPTYVLAVGVPGQSLAFPLAKALKLDPALIARAEELLGVEARGLERAFEELAAERDAMRRKQTELEAERGRSQELEAELARQVEAAAKERKQFELRAAGVLHDAVRQVRAELVESALRSAEVTRREKAPSEAGAGKALEKTLEGMRKSLGLEPSAPGESGGPDFKAGDTVFVRSFDASGVIRELYERDALVAMGGVKVVVSRSELSAQAGKPVTPARHATMEPVLTDAPSSIDVRGMRVDEAMPLVDKALDSASLAGAAELRIIHGKGTGQLGRGIREFLRDHPQVATTVQAGDREGGSGVTIVSLK; the protein is encoded by the coding sequence ATGTCGTCGGCGCTGTCGCCGGAAACTCTGGCGGCGCTCGAATTTCCGGAGGTCATCGACCAAATCGCCGGCCAGGCGACCTGTGCTCCCGGGGAAGCGGCCGTGCGCGACCTGAGTCCGCTGCCGGACATCGCAAACGCCCAGACCGAACAGCTCCTTGTCGAAGATGCGGCGGCCTTCGTTCAGGCCGGCGGCAGCATCGCTTTCGGCGGCAGCGTTGACGTCGTGCCCATGCTCGAACGCGCCGCGCTCGGTGCTTCGTTGTCGGGCACCGATCTGCGAAGCATCGCGGATGCTGAACGCGCGCTCGCCGCGTGCGGACGCGCCAAAACGCACTCCGTGCTGCGCCCGAGCGGGCGCTTCAAGGAGCTGCTCGGCCGGCGCCTGGACACGTTCGCGCTCGTGGCTCGCATCGATCGAGCCGTGGAACCGGACGGGCGGATCGCGGATGGTGCATCCTCTGAGCTGAGCAAGATCCGTCGCCAGCAGCGCGCGCTGCAAGAAGAGGTTCGCGAACGCTGCCAAGCGCTGGTGCGCAAGCCCAGCGTCGCCAAACTGCTGTCGGAGGCGGTCGTTACCGTGCGCGAGGGCCGTTACGTGCTGCCGGTGCGCCGCGAGTACGTCGCCCAGTTCGAGGGCGTCGTGCATGACGAGTCGGCGTCCGGCGCCACCGCCTACATCGAGCCGATGGCGTGCGTCGACGCCAATAACCGGCTGCGCTCGCTCGAGTCCGCGGAGGAGCGCGAAATCGCGCGCATCCTAGCGGAGCTCAGCGCCGCCGTGGGCGATGACTCGGACGCATTGCGCGCCAACGCCGCGCTGCTGGCACGCGTCGACTGCGTCGGGGCCCGCGCCCGCTGGGGGCTGGCGCGCGCGGCGAACCGGCCGGATCTCGGAGAGGATCGCGCGCTGCGCATCGTGGCCGGCCGCCACCCGCTGCTGCGCCGCGAAGTCCAGCCGCTCGACGTCGATCTCGGGGAACGTTTCGACGCGCTCATCATCTCCGGTCCGAACATGGGCGGCAAGAGCGTCGCGCTCAAGACCATCGGCTTGTTCTGCGTCTTGGCATATGCCGGAATTCCGCTGCCCGCTGCTCCCGGAACGCGCTTCGGCAGATTCGAGCACGTCGCGTGCGTATTGGGTGACGAGCAATCGATCGCCGATGATCTTTCGTCGTTTTCGGCGCATCTGCAAGCGCTGCGAGGAGCGCTCGCCGTTGCCGGGCCGCGTTCGCTCGTGCTGGTCGATGAGATCGGCTCCGGCACCGAGCCGTCAGCCGGCGCCGCGCTGGCGCAGGCCTTTGTCGAGGCGCTGCTCGCGCGCGGAGCGCGCGCGGTCGTCACGACGCATTTCACGCAACTCAAGGTGTTCGCGGCGGCGGCCGAGCGGGTGACCAACGCCTCGATGCTCTTCGATCCGGAGACGAACGCGCCGACCTACGTGTTGGCCGTCGGCGTTCCTGGCCAGTCGCTGGCGTTTCCGCTTGCAAAGGCGCTGAAACTTGACCCGGCGCTTATCGCCCGCGCTGAAGAATTGTTGGGCGTCGAAGCGCGCGGCCTGGAACGGGCGTTTGAGGAGCTCGCCGCCGAACGCGATGCGATGCGCCGCAAGCAGACGGAACTCGAAGCGGAGCGCGGCCGCAGTCAGGAGCTCGAAGCGGAACTCGCGCGGCAGGTCGAAGCGGCTGCGAAGGAACGAAAGCAGTTCGAACTGCGTGCCGCCGGCGTGCTTCACGACGCCGTGCGTCAAGTGCGCGCCGAGCTGGTCGAAAGCGCGCTTCGCAGCGCCGAGGTGACGCGGCGGGAAAAAGCGCCGAGCGAAGCCGGTGCCGGCAAGGCGCTCGAGAAGACCTTGGAAGGCATGCGAAAGTCGCTCGGGCTCGAGCCCTCAGCGCCCGGAGAGAGCGGCGGCCCAGATTTCAAAGCGGGCGATACCGTCTTCGTGCGCAGCTTCGACGCATCCGGGGTGATACGGGAGCTCTACGAGCGCGATGCCCTCGTCGCGATGGGCGGAGTGAAGGTCGTCGTCTCACGTTCGGAGTTGAGCGCGCAAGCCGGCAAGCCGGTGACGCCGGCTCGCCATGCGACGATGGAGCCTGTCTTAACGGATGCGCCGAGCAGTATCGACGTCCGGGGCATGCGTGTCGACGAGGCCATGCCGCTGGTGGACAAAGCGCTTGACAGCGCGAGCCTCGCCGGGGCGGCGGAACTTCGCATCATCCACGGCAAGGGAACGGGTCAGTTAGGGCGCGGCATCCGTGAATTCTTGCGCGACCATCCGCAAGTGGCGACGACCGTGCAGGCCGGGGACCGCGAGGGCGGCTCCGGCGTCACGATCGTCTCACTTAAATGA
- the tyrS gene encoding tyrosine--tRNA ligase: MTEQALTRTVDALCARTVDVVSREELARRLRLGRPLRVKFGIDPSGPQLHLGHAVALRKLREFQDFGHQAVLLVGDFTAQIGDPTGRVDGRKPRSAAEIKRDMETYVDQAALILDIDKAEIVYNSTWLSKLTFADVVGLAGKTTVARMLERDDFTKRYESGDAIGLHEFLYPLGVAYDSVATRADVELGGSEQLFNLLMGRKLQEDAGQAPQICMTLPIIEGTDGVVRMGKSLNNFIALREAPGQMFGQVMSIPDALLLRYWQLAAYASDDEIARQMALPPRESKMNLAEAIVELYHGAKMSGAAREHFERTVVRKEIPEDVPEYELASSSGKASLAKLLVLTGLAGSSRDAQRLIEQGAIKIDSERATDTRHTEKSWDGKVLQRGNHQFIRIKLL; this comes from the coding sequence ATGACCGAACAGGCGCTCACCCGCACCGTGGACGCGCTATGCGCCCGCACGGTTGACGTCGTTTCACGCGAGGAACTTGCACGGCGCTTGCGCTTGGGCCGGCCGTTGCGCGTCAAGTTCGGCATCGATCCATCCGGCCCGCAGCTTCATCTCGGTCACGCAGTGGCGCTGCGCAAGTTGCGAGAGTTTCAGGACTTCGGGCATCAGGCGGTGCTGCTGGTCGGTGACTTCACTGCGCAGATCGGCGATCCGACGGGCCGTGTCGACGGGCGCAAGCCGCGCAGCGCCGCCGAGATCAAGCGCGATATGGAGACTTATGTCGACCAGGCGGCGTTGATCCTCGACATCGACAAAGCCGAAATCGTGTACAACAGCACCTGGTTGTCGAAGTTGACCTTTGCCGACGTCGTCGGACTTGCCGGCAAGACCACGGTTGCGCGCATGCTCGAGCGCGACGATTTCACCAAGCGCTACGAATCAGGCGACGCGATCGGTCTGCACGAGTTTCTGTATCCGTTGGGCGTGGCGTACGATTCGGTCGCGACGCGCGCCGATGTGGAACTGGGCGGCAGCGAGCAGTTGTTCAACCTGCTCATGGGCCGCAAACTGCAAGAAGATGCCGGCCAGGCGCCGCAGATCTGCATGACGTTGCCCATCATCGAGGGCACCGACGGCGTGGTCCGCATGGGCAAGAGCTTGAACAATTTCATCGCCTTGCGCGAGGCGCCCGGGCAGATGTTCGGGCAAGTGATGTCCATTCCCGACGCGTTGCTGCTGCGCTACTGGCAACTGGCGGCGTATGCGAGCGATGACGAGATCGCGCGCCAAATGGCGTTACCGCCCCGGGAATCGAAGATGAACCTCGCCGAAGCCATCGTTGAGCTCTATCACGGCGCCAAAATGTCCGGCGCCGCACGCGAGCATTTCGAGCGCACCGTCGTGCGAAAAGAGATTCCCGAGGATGTTCCGGAGTACGAACTTGCTTCGAGTTCCGGCAAAGCCTCGCTTGCGAAGCTGCTCGTGCTGACGGGACTCGCTGGGTCAAGTCGGGACGCGCAGCGCCTGATCGAGCAAGGCGCGATCAAGATCGACAGCGAGCGCGCGACCGACACGCGGCACACCGAAAAGTCATGGGACGGAAAAGTGCTGCAGCGCGGCAACCACCAGTTCATCCGCATAAAGCTTTTGTAG
- the hslO gene encoding Hsp33 family molecular chaperone HslO produces the protein MNSDYAASALAAGDTVRVVAARTTALVSEAQARHGCSPTVTAALGRLLTGAALIGSSSSGHERITLQVVADGPVRGLVAEVRPGGRVRGYPGRPGADVPLSAAGKFDVGAVVGRGFLNVTRIYETGQPYTSSVPLQTGEIGDDLAYFFAHSEQIPSVVAVGVLANPQGVLAAGGILAQLLPGADLDVTGALEKAARSLPHVSGLVRRGLTPEQLVNELAGALNPRVTHLQPLEFACRCSRERVAKVVVGLGRAELSAMARAREDTDVRCDFCGQHYCFSPEDIQEILESAGDEAM, from the coding sequence ATGAATTCCGATTATGCGGCTTCAGCGCTCGCGGCAGGCGACACCGTGCGCGTGGTCGCGGCGCGGACCACAGCGCTCGTCAGCGAAGCGCAGGCGCGCCACGGCTGCTCGCCGACCGTCACCGCTGCGCTCGGCAGACTGCTGACCGGCGCCGCGCTCATCGGCTCGTCGTCGAGCGGTCACGAGCGCATCACGCTGCAAGTCGTTGCGGACGGCCCCGTCCGCGGTCTGGTCGCGGAAGTGCGACCCGGCGGCCGCGTGCGCGGTTATCCCGGCAGACCCGGCGCCGACGTGCCGTTGAGCGCCGCCGGCAAATTCGACGTCGGCGCCGTCGTCGGTCGCGGTTTTCTCAACGTGACCAGAATCTACGAGACCGGCCAACCGTATACGAGCTCAGTGCCGTTGCAGACCGGCGAGATCGGAGACGATCTCGCGTACTTTTTCGCCCATTCAGAGCAGATCCCGAGCGTCGTCGCGGTGGGCGTACTTGCAAACCCCCAGGGCGTGCTCGCCGCCGGCGGCATCTTGGCCCAGCTTTTGCCCGGCGCCGATCTCGACGTCACCGGGGCGTTGGAGAAGGCAGCAAGGAGCTTGCCGCATGTGAGCGGCTTGGTGCGCCGCGGACTCACGCCCGAACAACTCGTGAACGAGCTCGCGGGCGCCTTGAACCCGCGAGTCACGCACCTCCAGCCGCTCGAATTCGCGTGCCGATGCAGCCGCGAGCGCGTCGCGAAGGTCGTCGTCGGACTCGGGCGCGCCGAACTCTCGGCCATGGCGCGGGCGCGCGAAGACACCGACGTGCGCTGCGATTTCTGTGGGCAGCACTACTGCTTCTCCCCGGAGGATATCCAAGAGATCTTGGAGTCGGCGGGGGATGAGGCGATGTAG
- the aroQ gene encoding type II 3-dehydroquinate dehydratase: MKKRAVRSAVVLHGPNLNALGKREPDVYGSMTLRQVDDAIRALAKQLKISVSIAQHSGEGALIDAIHAAGARGSAIVINPGAFAHYSYALRDALASVDVPKVEVHLSNVHAREPFRRRSVIAPVVNGTVGGFGVDSYLLALRGVAAMLDDTRA; this comes from the coding sequence ATGAAAAAACGCGCTGTGCGGTCTGCCGTGGTGCTTCACGGTCCCAATCTCAATGCGTTGGGAAAGCGCGAGCCTGACGTGTACGGCTCGATGACGCTGCGCCAGGTGGACGATGCGATCCGCGCGCTTGCCAAGCAGCTCAAGATCAGCGTGAGCATCGCGCAGCATTCTGGCGAAGGCGCTCTCATCGACGCCATTCACGCGGCGGGCGCGCGGGGAAGCGCGATCGTGATCAATCCCGGTGCGTTCGCGCACTACTCGTACGCATTGCGAGACGCGCTGGCGTCCGTCGACGTTCCCAAGGTCGAAGTGCACCTCTCGAATGTTCACGCGCGCGAGCCGTTTCGCCGTCGTTCGGTCATCGCACCGGTGGTGAATGGCACCGTCGGCGGTTTCGGCGTGGATTCCTACCTCTTGGCATTGCGAGGAGTAGCCGCAATGCTTGATGACACAAGGGCTTGA
- a CDS encoding HU family DNA-binding protein, which translates to MTKAELIEEVAAETKLTKRDVTMVVDTLLESIKSALQKGDKVQLIPFGSFETRKRKAREGRNPKTGEKLTISARTVPAFHPGKDLRESVNKGKKK; encoded by the coding sequence ATGACCAAAGCCGAGCTGATCGAGGAAGTTGCAGCCGAGACCAAACTCACCAAACGCGATGTGACCATGGTCGTAGATACGTTGTTGGAAAGCATCAAATCGGCTCTTCAGAAGGGCGATAAGGTCCAGCTCATTCCTTTCGGCAGTTTCGAGACGCGCAAGCGCAAAGCGCGCGAGGGCCGCAACCCGAAAACGGGCGAGAAGCTGACCATCTCGGCGCGCACCGTGCCGGCATTCCATCCGGGTAAGGACCTGCGCGAGAGCGTCAACAAGGGCAAGAAGAAGTAG
- a CDS encoding Crp/Fnr family transcriptional regulator — MAARQSRSDAIARCPIFSGLGKRLLSHIAAAATERYLAPNQQLSAQGEPFAYLGVVARGSVLGIVSSKDGRDQILYEAGFGESFGETLVFGGEASLGRSAAGARGAVVVLIANATLEKACGANPVLGLQLARAIAQRAQIVANGLASLAFTSTKERVARAILALVRSVEDDWMDAPAELRELSQTQLAERSGTVRVVVARALRSLEEANAIELERGRIKRLNAAALARRV, encoded by the coding sequence TTGGCCGCAAGGCAATCTCGAAGCGACGCGATCGCGCGTTGCCCGATCTTCTCCGGTCTCGGTAAGCGCCTACTCTCACATATCGCAGCTGCCGCGACTGAGCGTTACCTTGCGCCAAATCAGCAGCTCAGCGCGCAGGGCGAGCCATTCGCATACCTCGGCGTCGTCGCGCGGGGATCCGTGCTCGGGATCGTTTCGTCCAAAGACGGCCGCGACCAGATACTGTATGAGGCCGGGTTTGGCGAATCGTTTGGCGAGACGCTCGTGTTCGGAGGCGAAGCAAGCCTAGGACGCTCCGCCGCCGGCGCGCGTGGTGCGGTTGTGGTGCTGATCGCAAACGCGACCCTCGAGAAAGCCTGTGGAGCAAACCCCGTGCTCGGACTTCAGTTGGCTCGCGCAATCGCGCAACGCGCGCAGATCGTCGCAAACGGTTTAGCGAGTCTCGCATTCACATCGACCAAGGAGCGCGTCGCGCGCGCTATCCTAGCGCTGGTGCGAAGCGTGGAAGATGACTGGATGGACGCCCCCGCCGAGCTGCGTGAACTCTCGCAGACTCAACTGGCCGAGCGGTCCGGAACCGTGCGCGTCGTGGTGGCGCGCGCCTTGCGCTCGTTGGAAGAGGCCAACGCGATCGAGCTCGAACGCGGGCGTATCAAGCGGCTCAACGCAGCCGCTCTGGCACGCCGGGTGTGA
- a CDS encoding copper amine oxidase N-terminal domain-containing protein — MTRLAGQRPNTPSAATAPRLAAASVLVLLLCGFASVANAAAADFGAPPSGEIPILYNDHHVYAKPDELKQNRVLAAFVKNGVIMVPLRSMFEQMGATVSWNAASKTATAQKPGASVQVTVGKNEAVINGETRPLDVPPEIYQGVVVVPIRVMSESLGAYVQWIPGRRIAIVRYIPPTPIPLPPPTIAPTPPPTPTPTPTPTPAPQGYTVFVQGAYAWSKVYNEFADRQCCRSWVGSAALAPENSVWALKVDYRQDTYVTSDNIVNPLGNHYTSFFTIDGGTAVTPVFQARQSNWDGRLEFKVASPRVYIGAGYIQNSNNFGYPHWSGIGGGLEKLPDLKSGIGWFGSAFYYPSASGNYTVNDPASSNFGKTYREQYQIVKYDIGLDLSSARFPLYLYGGFSGDRFVAKQNAPIAQTHSGPYLGLGVKF; from the coding sequence GTGACTAGACTTGCGGGCCAACGGCCCAACACCCCCAGCGCGGCAACCGCGCCGCGCTTGGCAGCGGCCTCGGTTCTCGTTCTGCTTCTGTGCGGCTTCGCGTCCGTCGCGAATGCGGCTGCCGCCGACTTCGGTGCGCCGCCCTCCGGCGAGATACCGATCCTCTATAACGACCACCACGTCTACGCCAAGCCCGACGAACTCAAGCAGAATCGCGTTCTCGCCGCTTTCGTGAAGAACGGCGTGATCATGGTTCCGCTGCGCAGCATGTTCGAGCAGATGGGCGCGACGGTTTCGTGGAACGCCGCGAGCAAGACCGCCACGGCGCAAAAACCGGGCGCGTCGGTGCAGGTCACGGTCGGCAAGAACGAAGCCGTGATCAATGGAGAGACGCGACCGCTTGACGTTCCGCCTGAGATCTATCAGGGCGTGGTCGTCGTGCCGATACGCGTGATGTCTGAGTCCCTCGGCGCGTACGTGCAATGGATTCCCGGCCGGCGCATCGCCATCGTGCGGTACATCCCGCCGACTCCGATCCCGCTGCCTCCGCCGACGATAGCGCCGACCCCGCCGCCGACCCCGACACCGACGCCGACCCCGACGCCGGCACCGCAGGGCTATACCGTCTTCGTCCAAGGCGCGTACGCTTGGTCCAAGGTTTACAACGAGTTCGCGGACCGCCAGTGCTGCCGATCGTGGGTGGGGAGCGCAGCGCTTGCGCCAGAAAACTCAGTATGGGCCCTTAAAGTCGACTATCGCCAAGACACGTACGTCACGAGCGATAACATCGTCAACCCGCTCGGCAACCACTATACGAGTTTCTTCACCATCGACGGCGGCACCGCGGTCACGCCCGTTTTTCAGGCGCGCCAGAGCAACTGGGATGGGCGCTTGGAGTTCAAGGTAGCGTCGCCGCGGGTCTACATCGGAGCTGGTTACATCCAGAACTCCAACAACTTCGGATATCCGCATTGGAGCGGCATCGGCGGCGGACTCGAGAAGCTGCCCGACCTAAAGTCGGGGATCGGTTGGTTCGGCTCCGCGTTCTACTATCCGAGCGCGAGCGGCAACTATACGGTCAACGACCCAGCCAGTTCGAATTTCGGCAAGACCTATCGAGAACAGTACCAGATCGTGAAGTACGATATCGGCCTCGACCTCTCTTCGGCTCGTTTCCCATTGTATCTCTACGGTGGTTTCAGTGGCGATCGGTTTGTCGCGAAGCAGAACGCACCAATCGCCCAGACGCATAGCGGCCCTTACCTCGGCCTCGGCGTGAAGTTCTAG
- a CDS encoding ice-binding family protein, producing MLKTTRFFHARLIAVLVAIAYLTGCGTNCAVPAFNSALPSGTASCTTNGQTGVPLGTAANFAVLGGSTVTNTGTPTIVSGELGVWAGSAVTGFPPGLVVNGSIHRADPTAMTAQGDLTTAYVNAMNRVVPAPTIVSGDIGGSTLTPGIYKSTSSLGLTGTVTLDGQNLVNPVFIFQIGSTLTTATDSIVRLINGANACNVTWQLGSAGIFGTRTAFFGNVLAQSSITFNTGATITGRALARDGAVTLDDNLVTRP from the coding sequence ATGCTCAAGACAACGCGCTTCTTCCACGCTCGGCTGATCGCCGTGCTAGTGGCCATAGCGTACCTGACCGGGTGCGGCACTAATTGCGCCGTTCCAGCCTTTAATTCCGCGCTGCCGTCCGGCACGGCATCGTGCACGACAAACGGACAAACGGGAGTGCCCCTTGGAACGGCCGCCAACTTCGCGGTGCTGGGCGGCTCCACGGTCACGAACACCGGCACTCCGACCATCGTGAGCGGCGAACTCGGGGTGTGGGCGGGCTCGGCGGTCACCGGATTCCCGCCGGGGCTGGTGGTCAACGGTTCGATACACCGCGCTGATCCTACCGCGATGACGGCTCAAGGCGATTTGACCACCGCGTACGTCAACGCGATGAACCGCGTGGTTCCGGCCCCGACCATCGTGAGCGGGGATATCGGCGGTTCGACCCTCACGCCCGGCATCTACAAGTCGACGTCGAGTCTGGGGCTCACAGGGACCGTCACGTTGGACGGGCAGAACCTGGTCAACCCCGTCTTTATCTTCCAGATCGGGTCCACCCTGACTACGGCGACCGATAGCATCGTCAGGCTGATCAACGGCGCCAACGCGTGCAACGTCACCTGGCAGCTCGGCAGCGCCGGAATCTTTGGAACGCGCACGGCTTTCTTTGGAAATGTTCTGGCGCAATCATCGATCACATTCAACACCGGCGCGACGATCACAGGCAGAGCACTGGCACGTGACGGTGCGGTGACGTTAGACGATAATCTTGTCACTAGGCCGTAG
- a CDS encoding TetR/AcrR family transcriptional regulator, with the protein MDAALESFNFDGIRGVSAETIIERAGVAKMTFYKHFPTKEHLSAAYVRERSKRWMAWLKERVKQLGRTPKQRLLAVFDVLAEWFESEDYRGCPFHRAAAEYPDQKHPIHNEVSENKRQLHAYFTELATDAGVPNRADLARSLMILTAGAEVMCNIEGSAAYAKQARRSAARLLSKT; encoded by the coding sequence ATGGACGCTGCGCTCGAAAGCTTCAACTTCGACGGCATTCGTGGGGTGAGCGCTGAGACGATCATCGAGCGTGCGGGCGTCGCCAAGATGACCTTCTACAAGCACTTTCCGACGAAAGAGCACCTGAGCGCCGCCTATGTCCGCGAGCGCAGCAAACGATGGATGGCTTGGCTCAAGGAACGCGTGAAGCAGCTCGGGCGCACGCCGAAGCAGCGTTTGCTGGCCGTGTTCGACGTGCTGGCCGAATGGTTCGAGTCAGAAGACTATCGGGGATGCCCCTTTCACCGAGCGGCGGCCGAGTATCCCGACCAAAAGCACCCGATACACAATGAGGTCAGCGAGAATAAGCGACAGCTTCACGCTTACTTCACCGAACTGGCTACGGATGCCGGCGTGCCGAATCGAGCCGATCTAGCTCGCTCCCTCATGATCCTGACGGCCGGGGCTGAGGTCATGTGCAACATCGAGGGTTCGGCGGCGTATGCGAAACAGGCGCGCCGCTCAGCGGCACGCCTGCTTTCCAAGACCTAG
- a CDS encoding Crp/Fnr family transcriptional regulator has translation MFAGIGKRLLARLAGAAIESRVGPNETFAPQGQPFPFLGVVAEGAVVAIISSRDGREQMLYQSVPDETFAEVPSLDGRVTLYRFAAGARGALSLLIPRLALEEACEASAELGLRLGRVVSERARILADCLTHLAFETTLERITRAIRSYIPREAAGWVDASPELKGLSQNQLAELSGTVRIVVARALRSLAAANVIELDGGRIKRVNADTLAHQS, from the coding sequence TTGTTTGCCGGGATCGGCAAACGGCTGCTTGCTCGCCTCGCCGGCGCGGCGATCGAGAGCCGCGTTGGCCCGAACGAGACGTTCGCCCCGCAGGGCCAGCCGTTCCCGTTTCTAGGCGTCGTTGCGGAAGGCGCGGTGGTCGCGATCATCTCGTCGCGAGATGGGCGCGAACAGATGCTGTACCAATCTGTGCCCGACGAGACATTCGCGGAGGTTCCCTCCCTTGACGGCAGGGTGACCTTATATCGCTTTGCGGCCGGCGCGCGCGGGGCATTGAGTCTTCTGATTCCGAGACTTGCGCTCGAGGAGGCATGCGAAGCGAGCGCGGAGCTCGGGCTTCGGTTGGGGCGAGTGGTGAGCGAGCGCGCGCGGATCCTAGCGGATTGTCTCACACACCTCGCGTTCGAGACGACCTTGGAGCGGATCACGCGCGCGATCCGCTCGTACATCCCGCGCGAGGCCGCCGGTTGGGTGGACGCTTCCCCCGAGCTGAAGGGCCTCTCACAAAATCAACTGGCCGAGCTGAGCGGCACCGTCCGCATCGTGGTCGCACGCGCGCTGCGCTCGCTGGCCGCGGCTAACGTGATCGAGCTCGACGGCGGTCGCATCAAGCGCGTCAACGCGGACACCCTCGCACACCAATCTTGA
- a CDS encoding cupin domain-containing protein → MRKVNTKDITEDTWTSPKGKFSGAGIGVSEALGRKPKSTDLMERHPFDVEILRVAPGKTPYPYHSHSAQWEFYHVISGKGTARHEGGTTPIEAGDAFIFEPGQAHQFKNDGSEDLVIYVVADNPIGESVYYPDSKKWGVRSPERRLIRSDALDYFDGEE, encoded by the coding sequence ATGCGCAAGGTCAACACCAAGGACATCACTGAGGATACCTGGACATCCCCAAAGGGAAAATTCAGCGGCGCCGGCATTGGGGTCTCTGAGGCCCTGGGGCGTAAGCCGAAGTCCACGGACCTCATGGAGCGTCATCCGTTTGACGTCGAGATCCTCCGCGTCGCTCCGGGGAAAACACCCTACCCCTATCACTCGCATAGCGCTCAGTGGGAGTTCTACCACGTGATTTCGGGCAAGGGCACTGCCCGGCACGAGGGCGGTACGACCCCGATCGAGGCCGGCGACGCATTCATCTTCGAGCCCGGCCAAGCGCATCAGTTCAAAAATGACGGTTCTGAAGACTTGGTGATCTACGTCGTGGCGGACAATCCGATCGGCGAATCGGTGTATTATCCCGACAGCAAGAAGTGGGGCGTGCGTTCACCCGAGCGCAGGCTGATCCGCTCCGATGCGCTTGATTACTTCGATGGCGAAGAGTAA